A genomic window from Ursus arctos isolate Adak ecotype North America unplaced genomic scaffold, UrsArc2.0 scaffold_25, whole genome shotgun sequence includes:
- the NUMB gene encoding protein numb homolog isoform X4 — translation MNKLRQSFRRKKDVYVPEASRPHQWQTDEEGVRTGKCSFPVKYLGHVEVDESRGMHICEDAVKRLKATGKKAVKAVLWVSADGLRVVDEKTKDLIVDQTIEKVSFCAPDRNFDRAFSYICRDGTTRRWICHCFMAVKDTGERLSHAVGCAFAACLERKQKREKECGVTATFDASRTTFTREGSFRVTTATEQAEREEIMKQIQDAKKDKTVVGSSVAPGSAAPSPSSPTSPTSDAAASLETNNPHAIPRRHAPIEQLARQGSFRGFPALSQKMSPFKRQLSLRINELPSTMQRKTDFPIKNAVPEVEGEAESISSLCSQITNAFSTPSEDPFSSAPMTKPVTVIAPQSPAFQVSHIGLTDPAPGGHPSTLHELTPSMLSAPIVANGTDSAFHVLAAKPAHTALAPVAMPVRETNPWAHAPDAANKGIAATHSGTEWGQSSGAASPGLFQAGHRRTPSEADRWLEEVSKSVRAQQPQASAAPLQPVLQPPPPTAMTQPAPPFQGNAFLASQPVPVGVVPPLQPAFVPAQSYPVANGMPYPAPNVPVVGITPSQMVANVFGTAGHPQAAHPHQSPSLVKQQTFPQYETSSTTASPFFKPPAQHLNGSAAFNGVDDGRLASGDKHTEVPAGTCPVDPFEAQWAALESKSKQRTNPSPTNPFSSDLQKTFEIEL, via the exons actggaaagaaagcAGTTAAGGCAGTCCTGTGGGTGTCAGCAGATGGACTCAGAGTTgtggatgagaaaactaag GACCTCATAGTTGACCAGACAATAGAAAAAGTTTCTTTCTGTGCCCCAGATAGGAACTTTGATAGAGCCTTCTCTTACATATGCCGTGACGGCACCACTCGGCGCTGGATCTGTCATTGCTTCATGGCTGTCAAGGACACG GGTGAAAGATTGAGTCATGCAGTAGGCTGTGCTTTTGCAGCCTGTTTAGAACGGAAGCAGAAGCGGGAGAAGGAATGTGGAGTGACTGCTACTTTTGATGCCAGTCGGACCACTTTTACAAGAGAAGGATCATTCCGTGTCACAACAGCCACCGAGCaagcagaaagagaggagatTATGAAACAAATCCAAGATGCCAAGAAAG ATAAGACAGTTGTTGGTTCATCAGTGGCCCCTGGCAGTGCTGCCCCATCCCCgtcctctcccacctctcccactTCGGATGCCGCTGCCTCTCTGGAGACGAACAATCCTCATGCCATCCCACGCCGGCATGCGCCCATTGAACAACTTGCTCGCCAAGGCTCTTTCCGAGGATTTCCTGCTCTTAGCCAGAAGATGTCACCCTTTAAACGCCAGCTATCCCTGCGCATCAACGAGTTGCCTTCCACTATGCAGAGGAAGACTGATTTCCCCATAAAGAATGCAG TGCCAGAAgtagaaggagaggcagagagtaTCAGCTCCCTGTGCTCACAGATCACCAATGCCTTCAGCACACCCTCCGAGGATCCCTTCTCATCTGCCCCAATGACCAAACCAGTGACAGTGATAGCACCGCAGTCTCCTGCCTTTCAAG TATCGCACATTGGCCTGACCGACCCAGCTCCAGGGGGTCACCCGTCCACCCTGCATGAATTAACTCCATCGATGTTGTCTGCTCCCATTGTAGCTAATGGCACTGACTCAGCCTTCCATGTGCTTGCTGCTAAGCCAGCCCATACTGCTCTAGCACCCGTAGCAATGCCTGTGCGTGAAACCAACCCTTGGGCCCATGCCCCTGATGCTGCTAACAAGGGAATTGCAGCCACACATTCGG GGACCGAGTGGGGTCAATCTTCTGGTGCTGCATCTCCAGGTCTCTTCCAGGCTGGTCACAGACGCACTCCCTCTGAGGCTGACCGCTGGTTAGAAGAGGTGTCCAAGAGCGTCCGGGCTCAGCAGCCCCAGGCCTCAGCTGCTCCTCTGCAGCCAGTTCTCCAGCCGCCTCCACCCACTGCCATGACCCAGCCAGCGCCGCCTTTCCAAGGGAATGCATTCCTCGCCTCTCAGCCCGTGCCAGTGGGTGTGGTCCCACCCCTGCAGCCAGCCTTTGTCCCTGCCCAGTCCTATCCTGTGGCCAATGGGATGCCCTATCCAGCCCCTAATGTGCCTGTGGTGGGCATCACTCCCTCCCAGATGGTAGCCAACGTGTTTGGCACTGCAGGCCACCCGCAAGCCGCCCACCCCCATCAGTCTCCCAGCCTGGTCAAGCAGCAGACATTCCCTCAGTATGAGACAAGCAGTACTACTGCCAGTCCCTTCTTTAAGCCACCTGCTCAGCACCTCAACGGTTCTGCAGCTTTCAATGGTGTAGACGATGGCAGGTTGGCCTCAGGGGATAAGCACACAGAGGTTCCTGCAGGCACCTGCCCAGTAGATCCTTTTGAAGCCCAGTGGGCTGCATTAGAAAGCAAGTCCAAGCAGCGTACTAACCCCTCTCCCACCAATCCTTTCTCCAGTGACTTACAGAAGACGTTTGAAATTGAACTTTAA
- the NUMB gene encoding protein numb homolog isoform X3 codes for MNKLRQSFRRKKDVYVPEASRPHQWQTDEEGVRTGKCSFPVKYLGHVEVDESRGMHICEDAVKRLKATGKKAVKAVLWVSADGLRVVDEKTKDLIVDQTIEKVSFCAPDRNFDRAFSYICRDGTTRRWICHCFMAVKDTGERLSHAVGCAFAACLERKQKREKECGVTATFDASRTTFTREGSFRVTTATEQAEREEIMKQIQDAKKAETDKTVVGSSVAPGSAAPSPSSPTSPTSDAAASLETNNPHAIPRRHAPIEQLARQGSFRGFPALSQKMSPFKRQLSLRINELPSTMQRKTDFPIKNAVPEVEGEAESISSLCSQITNAFSTPSEDPFSSAPMTKPVTVIAPQSPAFQVSHIGLTDPAPGGHPSTLHELTPSMLSAPIVANGTDSAFHVLAAKPAHTALAPVAMPVRETNPWAHAPDAANKGIAATHSGTEWGQSSGAASPGLFQAGHRRTPSEADRWLEEVSKSVRAQQPQASAAPLQPVLQPPPPTAMTQPAPPFQGNAFLASQPVPVGVVPPLQPAFVPAQSYPVANGMPYPAPNVPVVGITPSQMVANVFGTAGHPQAAHPHQSPSLVKQQTFPQYETSSTTASPFFKPPAQHLNGSAAFNGVDDGRLASGDKHTEVPAGTCPVDPFEAQWAALESKSKQRTNPSPTNPFSSDLQKTFEIEL; via the exons actggaaagaaagcAGTTAAGGCAGTCCTGTGGGTGTCAGCAGATGGACTCAGAGTTgtggatgagaaaactaag GACCTCATAGTTGACCAGACAATAGAAAAAGTTTCTTTCTGTGCCCCAGATAGGAACTTTGATAGAGCCTTCTCTTACATATGCCGTGACGGCACCACTCGGCGCTGGATCTGTCATTGCTTCATGGCTGTCAAGGACACG GGTGAAAGATTGAGTCATGCAGTAGGCTGTGCTTTTGCAGCCTGTTTAGAACGGAAGCAGAAGCGGGAGAAGGAATGTGGAGTGACTGCTACTTTTGATGCCAGTCGGACCACTTTTACAAGAGAAGGATCATTCCGTGTCACAACAGCCACCGAGCaagcagaaagagaggagatTATGAAACAAATCCAAGATGCCAAGAAAG CTGAAACAGATAAGACAGTTGTTGGTTCATCAGTGGCCCCTGGCAGTGCTGCCCCATCCCCgtcctctcccacctctcccactTCGGATGCCGCTGCCTCTCTGGAGACGAACAATCCTCATGCCATCCCACGCCGGCATGCGCCCATTGAACAACTTGCTCGCCAAGGCTCTTTCCGAGGATTTCCTGCTCTTAGCCAGAAGATGTCACCCTTTAAACGCCAGCTATCCCTGCGCATCAACGAGTTGCCTTCCACTATGCAGAGGAAGACTGATTTCCCCATAAAGAATGCAG TGCCAGAAgtagaaggagaggcagagagtaTCAGCTCCCTGTGCTCACAGATCACCAATGCCTTCAGCACACCCTCCGAGGATCCCTTCTCATCTGCCCCAATGACCAAACCAGTGACAGTGATAGCACCGCAGTCTCCTGCCTTTCAAG TATCGCACATTGGCCTGACCGACCCAGCTCCAGGGGGTCACCCGTCCACCCTGCATGAATTAACTCCATCGATGTTGTCTGCTCCCATTGTAGCTAATGGCACTGACTCAGCCTTCCATGTGCTTGCTGCTAAGCCAGCCCATACTGCTCTAGCACCCGTAGCAATGCCTGTGCGTGAAACCAACCCTTGGGCCCATGCCCCTGATGCTGCTAACAAGGGAATTGCAGCCACACATTCGG GGACCGAGTGGGGTCAATCTTCTGGTGCTGCATCTCCAGGTCTCTTCCAGGCTGGTCACAGACGCACTCCCTCTGAGGCTGACCGCTGGTTAGAAGAGGTGTCCAAGAGCGTCCGGGCTCAGCAGCCCCAGGCCTCAGCTGCTCCTCTGCAGCCAGTTCTCCAGCCGCCTCCACCCACTGCCATGACCCAGCCAGCGCCGCCTTTCCAAGGGAATGCATTCCTCGCCTCTCAGCCCGTGCCAGTGGGTGTGGTCCCACCCCTGCAGCCAGCCTTTGTCCCTGCCCAGTCCTATCCTGTGGCCAATGGGATGCCCTATCCAGCCCCTAATGTGCCTGTGGTGGGCATCACTCCCTCCCAGATGGTAGCCAACGTGTTTGGCACTGCAGGCCACCCGCAAGCCGCCCACCCCCATCAGTCTCCCAGCCTGGTCAAGCAGCAGACATTCCCTCAGTATGAGACAAGCAGTACTACTGCCAGTCCCTTCTTTAAGCCACCTGCTCAGCACCTCAACGGTTCTGCAGCTTTCAATGGTGTAGACGATGGCAGGTTGGCCTCAGGGGATAAGCACACAGAGGTTCCTGCAGGCACCTGCCCAGTAGATCCTTTTGAAGCCCAGTGGGCTGCATTAGAAAGCAAGTCCAAGCAGCGTACTAACCCCTCTCCCACCAATCCTTTCTCCAGTGACTTACAGAAGACGTTTGAAATTGAACTTTAA